The genomic interval CCCACCCTGCAGCTCCGCCATCACCTCTGCAATGTCCTCAGGGCTCTGCCCCAGGCTGGCGAAGACATCCCTGGAGTTCCGCAGGTAGAGGTCGGTGAAGATGGCAGCAGTCTCAGGGTCGGTCTGGGAGTAGTCGGCGCGCTCGGCCTCCTCGTACACCTTGGCCTCGAACTCAGTGGTCACCGGCCCCCGGCTCCACCAGGCTGATGCTGCAGGGTGGGATTCTGAGGATGATGGTGGCTGAGACCCCCCCCACACACCACCCAGCCCCCCCACTCACGCCACGTTGAAGCGCAGTGCCTGCACCACCAGGCTCTCACAGAAGCCCTCCACGGCGAATTTGGAGGCGGCGTAGACGTCGTTGAAGACGATGCCTGGGCGAGGAGTGGCAGTTGGGGGTGTGCAGGATGGGGAGCCCCCCAGCGCCCCGTCCCCCCCCATACCCTGCAGCCCCATCACGCTGCTGATGACCACGATGTGGCCGCTGCGGCGACGCTTCATGTCTGGCAAAACCTCCTTCACCAGGCGCACCAGCCCAAAGAAGTTGGTGTCCATCAGCCCCTGCATGGCCGCCAGGCTCTGGCACTCCAGTGGCCCAATCATCCCCACGCCCGGCGTTGCTGACTGTGGGGTGCAAGGCAGGTAAGGGCAAGCTGGGGTCCCTGGCACCCTTGGAATGGGGGTTCCCCAACATGGGACCTTGGCACAGAGGTGTGGGACGGAGGCTCCCCAGGAAATGGGGGTCTTTGGCACAAAGGACTGCGGTGTGCCTAGCGTGGAGGGTCCCCCAGTGCATGGGGCACTGCTGGCCCAGGGCTCCCAGTCCCCCGTGCCACATGGGAGGAGGGTCATCAGCAATGGAATGTCCCCAACGTGTGCAGTAAGTAACCCACATGCAGAATGCTCCCTGGTGCAGGGGGGTGACCCCAGCGCGGCACGTCCCTGGTGCAGGATGTCCCCAGTGTGGGGTGTCCCTGGTGCATGGAGCAGCCTGGGCTCCATGTGTGGGGAGCTGTAGGGCCACACAGAGACGTGGCTCACCCAGGACATCGACGCGGCGCCCAGGGATGCTGTCAAGACAGGCGCGGATGGACGCCTCGTCACACACATCCAACTGCTTCACCTCCAGCGTCCGGCCCAGCGCTGACCCCGCCGCCTCCACCAGCGCTCCGCTGCGGGCCATGTTCCTCACCGTAGCGATGACTGAGGGGGGCACAGGAGGGATCAGCCCCCGTCCTCCCTCTCTGCACCACTGGCAcccccctgctctgctcacctcGGAAGCGGCGCTGCTTGTCCCGTGCCAGGCGCACCGCCAGCGCCAACCCGATGCCGGATGAGCAGCCGGTGATCAGCACGGTGCGGGGAGCCATGGCCACGGCCTCACCACCCACGCCGTGGCTTTAATAGCTGCTGGCCCCCAAATCCCAGCCCTAATCCCCCCACCCGCTAATCCTCCCCGGCTCTGGGATTTGCGGGGGCCTCGTGGCTGAGCTGCACGTGGTGCACAGAGGGGCCTTTGTGTGGCACCGGGGGGGCACTGTGGGGGACGTGGTGGTGcgggggagctgctgccatgcGACGGGGTTgacccccacagcccccctgACAGGGATGAGGATGGCGTTGGAAAGGGGAGAAACAGGAGCTCTGAAAAAATAACGTTTATTCTCATTTTGTATAAAACACATCACAGTTCGACTGGCCTTGGGGGGGCATGGGGAGGTGTGGTGGGGACCCCAAGCCCCGCATCCTCATGATGGGGAGGGGAGCATCTCCACGAGCCCCCTGGAGATGGGGGTGAGGGGTCTGCAGCCATGACCCCGTGTGAATggaggggctggagctggggggGGGACAAAGTGCAAGAGTGTTGAGGGGCCACAGCAGCGGGTGTGGGGTGAGCCCCCCTCGTCCCTGCGCTCACTGCTGCGAGCGGTGCCTTTGTGTGccggcagggctgtgctgtgccgtgTTGGCTGTGTcgagctgtgccagtgctgcagcacgGCGCTGAGCTGTGCCAACCTATGCCAGCAGTGCCGTGCCAAGCTGTGCCAATTTCTGCCGGGCGATGCCATGTTGAGCTGTGCCAAGCCGTGCCGGCAGCGCCAGGCTCATAGGGCCACACAGGTGCAGTAGTGCCGCAGCTTGCAGGGCAGGATGCCCACGGTTGATCTGGTGGAACTCCACGAGCTGGATGAGGTCAGCAAAGCGGGTCTGTCCGTCGTCCATGGTGAAGTAGAGCCGTCCCTCCTCCTCGCTCTGCCAGGCAGGTGAGCATCAGGCCTGGCTgtcctccccccagcccccgCATACCCTCCCCGCAGCCATGGCACTCACCGGCAGGATGAGATAGTGCTTGACtttctgcagtggcacagggacAGCACGAAGCCTTGGGGTTGCGCTGGCTCTCCCGCACCAGGAACACCCTGCGAGCCCCAGAGCAGAGTCACCCCCAAAGCCCCCGAGGGGCCAAGTGTGACCCCTATGTCCCCCTCCACCTTGCCATCCTATCCCCCCCACACCTTGCCCTCCAGGACCTCCCTATACCCCCTGTGAGCCCTTTATGAACTGTGGGACCCCATGACCCCCAGCGGCCGTGTGCACCCAAGGAGCCCCTGATCCCCTCTACAACCCCCCTGTTCCATACCCATCACCAGCCCCTGGCGGCCGATGAGCTGCTGGGTGTCCTCCCCGTGAGATGCGCCCATGGAACCACGGCTGGGTGCGATGaatggctgcagggagaggagagggtcACCAGGAGGAGAcccccacccctccaggcagGAACCCCTGAGCTGGGGGTCTCCATGCTCCTGCCTACAGGTGTTGCTCACCAGCACTGAGCGGGAGCtctggcaggcagcaggcaggctgtACCGGTGTGTCGTCTTCTCTGGCcgtgcaaagcaaagcaagcagcagagtGAGCACACGCTGAGGGGGGGTCCCGCTCCCAGCCTGTGCCCCCCACTCACCCCTCCAGGCCTGcgcctcctccagcactgctgtcagcaccTCGCTGGGGTTCTCAATCACCCGCCCTGTGCACCCTGAGAAGTCCATGGCCACCAGCGCGCTGTCTGACACACTCTGCTGTGGGGACAGTGACAGCGAGCTGGGGGGCGGGGGGCACCCCGTGGATCAGAGCTGCGCCTGGAAGGGTGGGGGGCACTCACCAGTGGCGTGGGGGTGATCCAGGGGTGCTGGCTCAGGCGTGCCTGTGCTTGCTGGTAGTTGCGATAGAGCTGCATGCCGTACTGGGGGGCCCCAGGGGGGCATGGCGGTGTGAGTCTCCCTCAGTGCctccccagtgcctcccagtgcACTTCAGCATCCCCCAGTCTCACCCACTGCCCTCCCAGCACCCCACCAGCACCCCTCTAACATCCCTCAGCACCCCACCAGCATCGCTCTGGTaaccccccactgccccccagcGCCCTCCAGCTGGGGCTCACCTTGAAGAGGCGGAATGCTGCTATCCAACAGGTCCGACTCTGCTCAtcctcactgcagagcagcttcagGCCTTCACCCCACTGCGCACCTTGTAGGGCTGTGGGGCGAAGCCAGATTGATCCATCGCAAAGCAGTCCCCCAAAGCCCCAAGTCCCTGTCACCCCTCAGTGAGCAAAGACCCTGCGCAGAGCTGGGTAGGGTGCCCAGAAGGGGCGCACCTTGATGCAGAACCCAAATTCAGTGGGTGTCCCGTAGTGCTTCTTGCCCTGTGTCACGTAGTAGATGTGGACTCGGTGAGGTCGGCGAAGTACCTGCAGGTGCCGGGGGTCCTGGGGCCGGGAGGGGGCATCAGGGGCTGCTCCCA from Lagopus muta isolate bLagMut1 chromosome 25, bLagMut1 primary, whole genome shotgun sequence carries:
- the LOC125684634 gene encoding LOW QUALITY PROTEIN: retinol dehydrogenase 8-like (The sequence of the model RefSeq protein was modified relative to this genomic sequence to represent the inferred CDS: deleted 1 base in 1 codon), producing the protein MAPRTVLITGCSSGIGLALAVRLARDKQRRFRVIATVRNMARSGALVEAAGSALGRTLEVKQLDVCDEASIRACLDSIPGRRVDVLGEPRLSTPGVGMIGPLECQSLAAMQGLMDTNFFGLVRLVKEVLPDMKRRRSGHIVVISSVMGLQGIVFNDVYAASKFAVEGFCESLVVQALRFNVAISLVEPGPVTTEFEAKVYEEAERADYSQTDPETAAIFTDLYLRNSRDVFASLGQSPEDIAEHTLRVIEAARPPFRHQTNAAYTPMAALKHADPSGALMTEAFYKLVFKYSAVLRLGLRAIRLLRWKAQKVKAGARLLGFK